A single Cannabis sativa cultivar Pink pepper isolate KNU-18-1 chromosome 7, ASM2916894v1, whole genome shotgun sequence DNA region contains:
- the LOC115696608 gene encoding uncharacterized protein LOC115696608, with protein sequence MHTRLKILCWQILRNALPTRAKLGQFMAIPSVCCPLCNDEEETSIHLFWQCSFAKAIWYGSLWGIRTDSIQFPDWMDWFQWFNCKRNLPHDLDFDTFLIGALCIIEVVWNNRNKVIHGSNITPINEVIRIMRRQFHDHSSSRQPLSKNVEISATPPMGWIACTTDVSINADQSFGAVVFRDSCNRIQAIYSVHLNVTNPTLVEALMIVSAAEFGVRCKFNNVLFFCDNLLVVTHFNALHGEDHQLLNGAVERFFTIVRPLENWKVKKISRGANFMAHNSAKWARYHGSVGELVVNTMDEGVLLDDTEWVPDPG encoded by the coding sequence ATGCATACAAGGTTGAAGATACTTTGTTGGCAGATTCTAAGGAATGCGCTCCCAACTAGAGCCAAATTGGGGCAGTTCATGGCAATTCCCTCTGTCTGCTGCCCTCTCTGTAATGATGAGGAGGAGACTTCTATACATTTGTTTTGGCAATGCTCTTTTGCAAAAGCCATCTGGTATGGAAGCCTTTGGGGCATCAGAACGGATTCCATTCAATTCCCTGATTGGATGGATTGGTTTCAATGGTTCAATTGCAAAAGGAACCTTCCCCACGATCTGGACTTTGACACTTTCTTAATTGGGGCCCTATGCATAATTGAGGTGGTATGGAACAATCGTAACAAGGTAATTCACGGATCCAACATTACCCCTATCAATGAGGTTATTCGAATCATGAGGCGTCAATTCCATGATCACTCATCCTCTCGCCAACCTCTTTCAAAGAATGTTGAAATAAGTGCAACTCCTCCTATGGGATGGATTGCGTGTACTACGGATGTTTCTATTAATGCTGATCAGTCCTTCGGAGCAGTAGTGTTTAGGGACTCTTGCAACCGAATTCAGGCCATTTACTCGGTGCATCTCAATGTAACAAATCCCACATTGGTCGAGGCCTTGATGATAGTGAGTGCTGCTGAATTCGGGGTGCGATGCAAGTTCAACAACGTCCTGTTCTTCTGCGACAATTTGTTGGTGGTAACACACTTTAATGCATTGCACGGTGAGGATCATCAGTTGCTGAATGGAGCTGTGGAAAGGTTCTTTACAATTGTTCGTCCGCTCGAAAATTGGAAGGTCAAGAAGATTAGCCGGGGGGCCAACTTCATGGCACACAACTCTGCAAAGTGGGCGCGATACCATGGCTCTGTTGGTGAACTTGTTGTGAATACCATGGATGAAGGAGTGCTTCTGGATGACACGGAATGGGTCCCTGACCCGGGATAG
- the LOC115697124 gene encoding WUSCHEL-related homeobox 9 isoform X1, which produces MASSNRHWPSMFKSKPCNSHHQWQHDINPSLMTSGYHRPPYASVGGCDERSPEPKPRWNPKPEQIRILEAIFNSGMVNPPRDEIRRIRAQLQEYGQVGDANVFYWFQNRKSRSKHKLRHLQNSKQQTLQNPTPTPPSSATAPSSSSSSSSEKTSPKSRSRGFSSSLGFSNLASTTNHHHDYHHQTSPTSSVNNNQTIFQTNNINNNTHHEFLPTDQHYFFPAVPNHHPSSTPVPANTSQGFCFPPQNHELSHVLPHHMEIQNIGPCTSLLLSEIMNQNGDLKKEHHEVNNYHKNLMMKMSSTDDDDESQLNYTCLMTPTRPPATTPSNVVVSSPHHHATTATTTVSAPSVPLNQIQGVVGEDEQGVVGPGGDGVANKTMVFINDVAFEVAAGPFNVREAFGEDAVLIHSNGQLVPTDDWGVTPHSLQHGAFYYLIW; this is translated from the exons ATGGCTTCATCAAACCGACACTGGCCTAGTATGTTCAAGTCCAAGCCTTGCAATAGCCACCACCAATGGCAGCATGACATCAACCCATCGCTCATGACTAGTGGATACCACAGACCTCCGTACGCTtcag TTGGTGGGTGTGATGAGAGGAGTCCGGAGCCGAAGCCCAGATGGAACCCGAAACCGGAGCAGATTCGAATCCTTGAAGCGATCTTTAACTCTGGCATGGTGAATCCCCCGAGAGACGAGATTAGAAGGATCAGAGCCCAATTGCAAGAGTATGGACAAGTTGGTGATGCCAATGTGTTTTATTGGTTTCAAAACAGAAAATCTAGGAGCAAACACAAGCTCCGCCACCTCCAAAACTCCAAACAACAAACCCTTCAAAATCCAACTCCAACTCCTCCTTCCTCAGCCACCGCTCCTTCCTCTTCGTCTTCTTCGTCGTCTGAGAAAACGTCTCCCAAATCCCGATCGAGAGGCTTCTCATCATCATTGGGCTTCTCAAACCTAGCCAGTACTACTAATCATCATCATGATTATCACCATCAAACTAGTCCAACTTCTTCGGTCAATAATAATCAGACCATCTTTCAAACCAacaacattaataataatactcatCACGAGTTCTTACCAACCGATCAACACTATTTCTTCCCGGCCGTGCCTAATCATCACCCCAGTTCTACTCCTGTTCCTGCTAATACCAGTCAAGGGTTTTGCTTCCCTCCTCAAAATCATGAGCTCTCTCATGTACTACCTCATCACATGGAGATACAGAATATAGGGCCTTGTACAAGCCTTTTACTTAGTGAGATCATGAACCAAAACGGTGACTTAAAGAAAGAGCATCACGAGGTGAATAATTATCATAAGAatttgatgatgaagatgagcTCTACGGATGACGATGATGAATCTCAGTTGAATTACACTTGTCTGATGACGCCGACTAGGCCTCCGGCCACTACTCCGTCTAACGTCGTCGTTTCATCTCCTCACCACCACGCTACTACTGCAACTACTACTGTATCTGCTCCATCTGTCCCCCTCAATCAAATCCaag GTGTTGTAGGAGAAGATGAACAGGGAGTGGTGGGTCCAGGTGGAGATGGTGTGGCAAATAAAACGATGGTGTTCATAAACGACGTGGCCTTCGAGGTGGCCGCTGGGCCATTCAACGTGCGCGAGGCTTTTGGTGAAGACGCTGTACTTATTCACTCCAATGGTCAACTTGTTCCCACCGACGACTGGGGCGTCACTCCTCACTCCCTCCAGCACGGCGCTTTTTACTATCTTATCTGGTAA
- the LOC115697124 gene encoding WUSCHEL-related homeobox 9 isoform X2 — protein MASSNRHWPSMFKSKPCNSHHQWQHDINPSLMTSGYHRPPYASVGGCDERSPEPKPRWNPKPEQIRILEAIFNSGMVNPPRDEIRRIRAQLQEYGQVGDANVFYWFQNRKSRSKHKLRHLQNSKQQTLQNPTPTPPSSATAPSSSSSSSSEKTSPKSRSRGFSSSLGFSNLASTTNHHHDYHHQTSPTSSVNNNQTIFQTNNINNNTHHEFLPTDQHYFFPAVPNHHPSSTPVPANTSQGFCFPPQNHELSHVLPHHMEIQNIGPCTSLLLSEIMNQNGDLKKEHHEVNNYHKNLMMKMSSTDDDDESQLNYTCLMTPTRPPATTPSNVVVSSPHHHATTATTTVSAPSVPLNQIQGVVGEDEQGVVGPGGDGVANKTMVFINDVAFEVAAGPFNVREAFGEDAVLIHSNGQLVPTDDWGVTPHSLQHGAFYYLI, from the exons ATGGCTTCATCAAACCGACACTGGCCTAGTATGTTCAAGTCCAAGCCTTGCAATAGCCACCACCAATGGCAGCATGACATCAACCCATCGCTCATGACTAGTGGATACCACAGACCTCCGTACGCTtcag TTGGTGGGTGTGATGAGAGGAGTCCGGAGCCGAAGCCCAGATGGAACCCGAAACCGGAGCAGATTCGAATCCTTGAAGCGATCTTTAACTCTGGCATGGTGAATCCCCCGAGAGACGAGATTAGAAGGATCAGAGCCCAATTGCAAGAGTATGGACAAGTTGGTGATGCCAATGTGTTTTATTGGTTTCAAAACAGAAAATCTAGGAGCAAACACAAGCTCCGCCACCTCCAAAACTCCAAACAACAAACCCTTCAAAATCCAACTCCAACTCCTCCTTCCTCAGCCACCGCTCCTTCCTCTTCGTCTTCTTCGTCGTCTGAGAAAACGTCTCCCAAATCCCGATCGAGAGGCTTCTCATCATCATTGGGCTTCTCAAACCTAGCCAGTACTACTAATCATCATCATGATTATCACCATCAAACTAGTCCAACTTCTTCGGTCAATAATAATCAGACCATCTTTCAAACCAacaacattaataataatactcatCACGAGTTCTTACCAACCGATCAACACTATTTCTTCCCGGCCGTGCCTAATCATCACCCCAGTTCTACTCCTGTTCCTGCTAATACCAGTCAAGGGTTTTGCTTCCCTCCTCAAAATCATGAGCTCTCTCATGTACTACCTCATCACATGGAGATACAGAATATAGGGCCTTGTACAAGCCTTTTACTTAGTGAGATCATGAACCAAAACGGTGACTTAAAGAAAGAGCATCACGAGGTGAATAATTATCATAAGAatttgatgatgaagatgagcTCTACGGATGACGATGATGAATCTCAGTTGAATTACACTTGTCTGATGACGCCGACTAGGCCTCCGGCCACTACTCCGTCTAACGTCGTCGTTTCATCTCCTCACCACCACGCTACTACTGCAACTACTACTGTATCTGCTCCATCTGTCCCCCTCAATCAAATCCaag GTGTTGTAGGAGAAGATGAACAGGGAGTGGTGGGTCCAGGTGGAGATGGTGTGGCAAATAAAACGATGGTGTTCATAAACGACGTGGCCTTCGAGGTGGCCGCTGGGCCATTCAACGTGCGCGAGGCTTTTGGTGAAGACGCTGTACTTATTCACTCCAATGGTCAACTTGTTCCCACCGACGACTGGGGCGTCACTCCTCACTCCCTCCAGCACGGCGCTTTTTACTATCTTATCTG